One Xyrauchen texanus isolate HMW12.3.18 chromosome 34, RBS_HiC_50CHRs, whole genome shotgun sequence genomic window carries:
- the LOC127628008 gene encoding interferon-inducible GTPase 5-like, whose protein sequence is MATSEDDSVITQKDLEELKELISTQDLSSAVDTIKHFLDQQDRLELNIAVMGESGSGKSTFINAFRGLGDDDDDSAETGEVETTTEPKAYKHPKYENMKLWDLPGTGTQTYLKHVQFERYDFFIIIASGRFRECHADLAKEIKRMKKNFYFIRSKTDLSIDAERRKKNFDEKKMLDNIREDCVNGLREIGVEDPDVFLISGRDLNKYDFNSLHERMETELPEHKRHVLTLTVLNITTEITERKKKYLEKNISRIALLSAGAAAVPVPGLSVAADVALLVNEIQKYKTVFGLDDESLERISERSGKSIEIIKSVMKSGVRVGMDKDIILNLLCKSFVLLVKNTVQFQFIVHYKHNLGNVAAAGLSYVTVSYMLKKVLNDAAEDVRNVLMISLR, encoded by the exons ATGGCTACATCAGAAGATGACTCTGTTATAACTCAGAAGGATCTGGAAGAACTTAAAGAATTGATATCTACTCAGGATCTGTCATCAGCTGTTGACACCATCAAACATTTCCTCGACCAGCAAGATCGTCTAGAGCTTAATATTGCTGTGATGGGGGAATCTGGTTCTGGAAAGTCCACATTTATCAATGCTTTTAGGGGTTTGGGAGATGACGATGATGATTCAGCTGAAACTGGTGAAGTAGAGACCACTACAGAACCCAAAGCTTACAAACacccaaaatatgaaaatatgaaactCTGGGATCTTCCTGGAACCGGAACACAAACGTACCTTAAACACGTTCAGTTTGAGCGCTATGATTTTTTCATCATCATTGCTTCAGGTCGTTTCAGAGAATGTCACGCTGACCTGGCCAAAGAGATCAAGAGAATGAAGAAGAATTTCTATTTTATTCGTTCCAAGACTGAtttgagtattgatgctgaaagaagaaagaaaaactttGATGAGAAAAAGATGCTGGACAACATACGAGAGGACTGTGTAAATG GTCTGAGAGAGATCGGTGTAGAGGATCCTGATGTGTTCTTGATTTCTGGCAGGGATCTCAACAAGTATGATTTTAATTCACTGCATGAGAGGATGGAGACTGAACTCCCAGAACACAAGAGACATGTGCTGACGTTGACTGTACTGAATATCACAACAGAGATTACTGAGAGAAAGAAGAAATATCTAGAGAAAAACATTTCAAGAATAGCTTTATTATCTGCTGGTGCGGCTGCAGTTCCTGTTCCTGGTCTTTCAGTCGCTGCAGATGTAGCTCTGTTAGTAAATGAGATACAAAAGTACAAGACTGTATTTGGTCTGGATGATGAATCTCTGGAGAGGATCAGTGAAAGATCTGGGAAGAGTATTGAGATTATAAAGAGTGTGATGAAATCAGGAGTGCGTGTTGGAATGGACAAAGATATCATCTTAAACCTGCTGTGTAAAAGCTTTGTTCTTTTAGTAAAAAATACTGTTCAGTTTCAGTTCATTGTTCACTATAAACACAATTTAGGCAATGTGGCGGCTGCAGGATTGTCTTATGTGACAGTTTCATACATGCTGAAGAAAGTTCTGAATGATGCAGCAGAAGATGTCAGGAATGTGCTGATGATCTCACTGAGATAA
- the LOC127628006 gene encoding interferon-inducible GTPase 5-like: MATSEDYSVITQEELEDLKELISTQDLSSAVDTIKHFLDQQDRVELNIAVTGESGSGKSTFINAFRGLRDEDEDEDSAETGEVETTKKPKAYKHPKYENVKFWDLPGIGTPKFKAHEYLEHVQFERYDFFIIIASDRFRKYHTDLVKEIKRTKKNFYFIRSKIDSSIDAAKRRKNFNEKKTLDNIREDCVNGLREIGVEDPVVFLISGWYFNKYDFNSLHERIKSDLPQHKRHVLMLTLPNIITEIIERKKKSLEKDILSVAFLSASAAAVPVPGLSVAVDIGLLVNETLKYKTAFGLDDESLKKISERSGKSIEFLMSVMTSVVREGITTASMIHLLKQSSLYVTEEAVERVVSFIPMIGQAVAGGLSFLAVSYMLKKILKEIAEDAKNVLLASM; encoded by the exons ATGGCTACATCAGAAGATTACTCTGTTATAACTCAGGAGGAGCTGGAAGATCTTAAAGAATTGATATCTACTCAGGATCTGTCATCAGCTGTTGACACCATCAAACATTTCCTCGACCAGCAAGATCGTGTAGAACTTAATATTGCTGTGACGGGGGAATCTGGTTCTGGAAAGTCCACATTTATCAATGCTTTTAGGGGTTTGAGAGatgaagatgaagacgaggattCAGCTGAAACTGGTGAAGTGGAGACTACTAAAAAACCCAAAGCTTACAAACacccaaaatatgaaaatgtgaaaTTCTGGGATCTTCCTGGAATCGGAACACCAAAGTTCAAAGCTCATGAGTATCTTGAACACGTTCAGTTTGAGCGCTATGATTTTTTCATCATCATCGCTTCAGATCGTTTCAGAAAATACCACACTGACCTGGTCAAAGAGATCAAGAGAACGAAGAAGAATTTCTATTTTATTCGTTCCAAGATTGACTCCAGTATTGATGCTGCAAAGCGAAGAAAAAACTTTAATGAGAAAAAGACGCTGGACAACATACGAGAGGACTGTGTCAACG GTCTGAGAGAGATCGGTGTAGAGGATCCTGTTGTGTTCTTGATTTCTGGTTGGTATTTCAACAAGTATGATTTTAATTCACTGCATGAGAGGATAAAGTCTGATCTCCCACAACACAAGAGACATGTGCTGATGTTGACTTTACCAAATATCATAACGGAGATTATTGAGAGAAAGAAGAAATCTCTAGAGAAAGACAttttaagtgtagcttttttATCTGCTAGTGCGGCTGCAGTTCCTGTTCCTGGTCTTTCAGTTGCTGTAGATATAGGTCTCTTAGTAAATGAGACACTAAAGTACAAGACTGCATTTGGTCTGGATGATGAATCTCTGAAGAAGATCAGTGAAAGATCTGGGAAGAGTATTGAGTTTCTAATGAGTGTGATGACATCAGTTGTGCGTGAAGGAATAACTACTGCTTCAATGATCCATCTGCTGAAACAAAGCTCTCTTTATGTGACAGAAGAAGCTGTTGAGCGTGTTGTTAGTTTTATACCCATGATAGGCCAAGCTGTGGCTGGAGGATTGTCTTTTCTGGCAGTTTCATACATGCTGAAGAAAATACTGAAAGAAATAGCTGAAGATGCCAAGAATGTGCTTCTGGCATCAATGTAA